The sequence below is a genomic window from Thermoflavifilum sp..
ACGGAATGCATCATCAATTGCATCTTTCAGATACAGAAGCTGTCGATCATTTGCATGATTTGCTGAAAGATGCCGTTGGCAAGCAGATGATTGCAGATGTGCCATTAGGGGCGTTTTTATCAGGAGGTATTGATTCTTCCACGGTTGTAGCTATTATGCAGGCACAGAGTAGCAGGCCAGTAAGGACTTTTTCTATTGGCTTTCATGAAAAAGATTTTAACGAGGCGCATTATGCCGCAGCCGTTGCGAAGCATCTGGGGACAGATCATACGGAATTATATGTAACTCCTGAGGAGGCTTATGATATCATTCCCCGCCTCCCGGAAATCTATGATGAACCTTTTGCAGACTCTTCGCAGATACCCACCTGTTTGATATCGGCACTGACCCGAAGGTATGTCACCGTCAGCTTGTCGGGAGATGGAGGCGATGAGCTATTTGGCGGATACAATCGCTATGCTAATGCAAATGACGTATGGAACTGGATTCGAAAGATACCATATCCTGTGCGAAAAAGTGTATCAGAAGCTATTCAATGGTTCTCTCCGGAACAATGGGAACAAGCATATCAAGTATTTAAAAATTTTTTACCTTCCCGTTATCAGGTGAACAATGCAGGTGATAAAATCCTGAAGCTTTCCAGAATACTGGGCGTAAAATCATTGCAGGAAGTGTATAAGCAATTTATCTCTCACTGGAAAGTGCCCCATCAGGTTGTTCTTAATGGCATCGAACCCACGGCAAGATATGCTTACCATAAGCCTGCGGATTTGGATGATTTTATTTCCTGGATGATGTATGTAGATGCCTTCACCTATCTTCCGGATGATATTCTGGTGAAAGTCGATCGTGCCGCCATGCATGTGAGTTTAGAGACGAGGGTGCCCATGCTCGACCATCGTGTGGTGGAGTATGTATGGAAGCTGCCTTTACACCTTAAATTAAGAAATGGTGAATCAAAATGGTTACTCAAGCAGGTACTTTATCAATATGTTCCACCGGGGCTGGTCAATCGTCCTAAAATGGGATTTGGTGTGCCCTTACAACATTGGTTGCGTGGCCCGCTGAGAGAATGGGCAGAAGATTTACTTGATGTAAAGCGTTTAAAAGAAGAAGGATTTTTCCATGTAGAAAAGATTCGGCAGAAATGGGAAGAACATATTTCGGGTAGGCGAAACTGGCAATATCATCTGTGGGATATCCTGATGTTTCAGGCCTGGTTAGCATCTTATGCACACCTGATTCATGAGAGCAAGACCCATACTCTTCCTGTTTGATGATGCTTATCTAACATTTGTGTTTTAGAAGTCATGAAAAAACCTGATCTTTATCATAATAAGATCAAATTATTTTTATTGATCCCAAGCCTCAAGGCAGGTGGTGCGGAAAGGGTTATGAGCTATCTGGCGAAATATATAAATGGAGAAAAGTTTGATGTTCATCTGGTAATCATAAATGCTCAGGATGCCGTATTTCTGGAGGAGATTCCAAATCACGTAAATATTATCAATTTAGGTGCGAAAAGGGTTCGATTTGCCTTATTTAAATTAATTCAATTATTCTGGCAAGAAAAACCGGATATTGTCCTGTCTATGTTAAGTCATTTGAATTTAGCTATAGGCATCATTCGACCGATTCTCCCATCAAAAACTAAGTTCATAGCCAGAGGGACAATCATGTTAACTAAGATTATTCATAATAAATTTGAATTTTTTTTATATAGATTATCTCACCGTAGTTTTAATCATGTCATTTGTCAATCAGAGGAAATGAAATCAGAATTTATTCATAAGTTTCATATTCCTCCTCAAAAATTAACCGTCATCTATAATCCGATCGATTACGATAGAATAATGTGTTTATCGAGGCAACAGATATCGTATGATTTGGATTCAATCCCCCATTTTTTTGAAGAAGGCTATATTCGATTGGTTTCTGTAGGAAGACTCGAATTTCAAAAAGGATTTGATTTACTTATTCGTGCATTATCTCTTTCGAAGAGAAAGGATATACTTATCTTTATAATTGGTAATGGGTCTCTGCTTAGCAACCTGAAAACATTGACCCAGGAATTGGGTTTAGAAAAACAAATTTATTTCTTGGGTTTTCAAAAGAATCCCTATG
It includes:
- the asnB gene encoding asparagine synthase (glutamine-hydrolyzing), which codes for MCGITGFIDAGTPRYDDLFGAIKRMTSAIRHRGPDDEGIWIDETIPIALGHRRLSIIDLSPSGHQPMVSAHGRYVMVFNGEIYNYLDIKQQLEASGDAPAWRGHSDTEVLLAAFERWGPEKAIQQCTGMFAIALWDIQDRKLHLMRDRMGEKPLYYGWSNQVLLFGSELKAFYAHPKWIGEINRDALCLYLRYNYIPAPYSIFKHVFKLIPGSILTVSLEEIKNASIHAEVTDLQPKPYWSIHDVVDDGMHHQLHLSDTEAVDHLHDLLKDAVGKQMIADVPLGAFLSGGIDSSTVVAIMQAQSSRPVRTFSIGFHEKDFNEAHYAAAVAKHLGTDHTELYVTPEEAYDIIPRLPEIYDEPFADSSQIPTCLISALTRRYVTVSLSGDGGDELFGGYNRYANANDVWNWIRKIPYPVRKSVSEAIQWFSPEQWEQAYQVFKNFLPSRYQVNNAGDKILKLSRILGVKSLQEVYKQFISHWKVPHQVVLNGIEPTARYAYHKPADLDDFISWMMYVDAFTYLPDDILVKVDRAAMHVSLETRVPMLDHRVVEYVWKLPLHLKLRNGESKWLLKQVLYQYVPPGLVNRPKMGFGVPLQHWLRGPLREWAEDLLDVKRLKEEGFFHVEKIRQKWEEHISGRRNWQYHLWDILMFQAWLASYAHLIHESKTHTLPV
- a CDS encoding glycosyltransferase — encoded protein: MKKPDLYHNKIKLFLLIPSLKAGGAERVMSYLAKYINGEKFDVHLVIINAQDAVFLEEIPNHVNIINLGAKRVRFALFKLIQLFWQEKPDIVLSMLSHLNLAIGIIRPILPSKTKFIARGTIMLTKIIHNKFEFFLYRLSHRSFNHVICQSEEMKSEFIHKFHIPPQKLTVIYNPIDYDRIMCLSRQQISYDLDSIPHFFEEGYIRLVSVGRLEFQKGFDLLIRALSLSKRKDILIFIIGNGSLLSNLKTLTQELGLEKQIYFLGFQKNPYAWMSKADAFVLSSRFEGLPNVVLESLALGVPVISTPSPGGVVEILRDINGCVITRDISAESIAEALQAFKPGKKIASELINRFSVYRIIPEYEQLMEKVLCS